A stretch of DNA from Odontesthes bonariensis isolate fOdoBon6 chromosome 2, fOdoBon6.hap1, whole genome shotgun sequence:
GGGTGATGCAGCAAAAGTTTTACTTTTGCAATCAAAGTGAAAACAGCAACACAGAAGGAAAACTTAGCTTGTTATGATGTAAAGAAGCTATGCGAGACTGTTACAGTACAGAAAAATGGGAGGGTTTTTCATAAGTAAAATGTTGTTGTCAAAGTTCTTTTGAGGCTTTTCTACAGTTTCCAAAATGTGGGCATTAACAGTTGAAACACCTGAAATAAAGTAATCAAGGCCTCAATTAAGTTTCTAGATGATGTAGCACGCGTAGTTAAGTTATGCATCAGGATAACAGCTGAATAACTAATAATGAGTGGAACCCCAATGTAACTTGAAGTCTAACAGGCTCTCAGATTATCTCTGGCTTTTTTTGGTAAATGGACTGCTGTTTGCCTAACAACTCATAAACCTTTAAAAGAGAAGAAACTCTCCAAACAGTTGAACATCTGCTCGCTGTGCTGGCATGAAGTGACACCACTGGCCCAATTGCCATGTTTCTTTTGTAGAGGAGATAATTACGACATTTCCCCCCTGGATAATGTTTGTAAGAGTCAGAGTGGATGTCAGGGGAGCTGAGCTTCATCAACAGAAGGGTCAGATTGTGTTTGGTCATCTCACTTCTACGTGAGTTATCAGCTCTGTCCTGCAGGAGGGTCCATGCTGAACAAGCTTCCAGCGGTACGGTCTGTTTGCTCTTAAATGGCAGGCAAACAAAGATGCAGAGAGCTCCATGTCCCTCCAGCACAACACAGGCTGTAGCTTGGAAATGTTAAACTCCAGACATACTGTTGGTCTTCTGGTGCAGGAAGTATGCTCAGACTTCAACTGTGACTAGAAAACAAGTGTTTCTGCTTATATAATCAAATTCATGTGGCGCCACTAGAGGTATAATGAACCTGCGTCATAAGATCAAAAAccatgaaggttttttttttaaattgacaaaaTATTTTTCTCTTGTTCTGCACTCAGCCAACAGATCAGAGTCAAATCATGCAGTATACATACACATGTAGCTTACATGTGCTCATTTCTActgttttcttttagtttttttactcATCTATATGGagatatttacaaaaaaaaaacaagactcaTTTAACTTCTTAGTAGCTTTGGCAGCTGCTTGGTGTGCATATAAAATTCCTCAAAGAGTTTGTAAGTTTCACTCAGTGAGCTACTTCTGGACATAAGAATGTCTCAGAGAAGGTGTTCGTTGACCAAACACTTTAATATCTTTATACGGGATgaatcatgaaaaaaaatgccATTAGGTGCAATACTCTGGGTCAAAACCTAATGCATAATACCTAGTTTTGGGGTTGAGATTTACACACGAGTAACTTGCTGTAGCTTAGAGAGGCCGTCTTTTGTCTCTGAGCAGAGAAGAGAGGAGACACAGTGGCAGACAGACTGTCAGAGAAGGACAGAGACAGCGAGTTGTGGGAATAAAGATTTAAAGTGAGCCTCGCTTGTTTCAGGGGCTGGGAAACAGAGCTCACAGAACAAATGAGAAGTAAACACGCAGCCACAGGAAGCCATTAACTGCAGCGGGGGCCAATTAGGCCTCAGCAGGTGTTCTTGCCTTGGCCTGCTTTGGTCCTGCCTCACCTCCGTCTGACAGAGCCCCGATCTGAACTGAGGAAACAACGGGTAGTTTCATTTGCTCAGCAATTTCATGCAAAGTATTCCTACTCGAGGGCCCCTAAAAGTCCTTTATTGTGCTCTCTTTTGTCCCCTCCCACCCTTACCCCCAAGTGCAAGTCATTAGAGAAGGACAATTACATCCTCCTCATGAAGCTTGACTTTTACTGGAGGGGGAGATAAGACAGGATCTCTCTCTTATGCTAGGCCCCCTCTATGCGGACACTCTCTGAAGCGTATTGCTCTTTTCACACCCAGTCAGACGACAGACAAGGCGGTCAAAATCAAAGTCAATCACAGCAGCTACTGTGGAGGGGAAACGCATTCATAACAGCAGAAAAATACATGAGCAACCTTTCACGAACGGGGCacgaggattaaaaaaaatgaggaaCAACTAAACACTAAACTGCGAAAGAAGATTAACATTTTGATTAAATATCAGTGAAGCTTTTCAACTTGATTTTCTTTAATGCCAAACCTAGTCAAGAAATCCTGTTTGTTGAAACTCAAACAACAACTTCAGGATATAAATAagatattttttaaacttttactttttcttttttctttctgggGTGTTGGAATGTAAAATTTTTGATACATCGGAGAGATTTTAACAAATGAAATGTTAATATTATTTTTGAAATTGCAGTGATTTTCTTCATTGGATGATATACTGATGGTATTTAGACTTTTCAGTTCAGACTTTTCACCTTGTTTTCTTATCACTGTACTATGTAATTGACTTGACTTCCACTATTATAAAGTATTGGTTACAGGCTTTCTTCACCTGTCTAGACTCTGATGTTTTGTGTAATtaatttaccaaaaaaaaactgcataaaTGAAGGAAAATTTGATTTATCAGTATTGATATTTACAATGTTTAAAGAACATTGCAATAATATGATACACTTCTCTGTCTCTTTGGTCGCAACAACACTGCTGTGAGTGTTTAACGTGCAATATGGTGTAAGACAGTGAAATGTGCAGGATTAACTGCAGCTGCAGATTTACTAATGATATTCACGTCGCCTGAGTACAAAAAAAGATTGCAAAAGCTGCACTGTGGAAACAAAAAACTTGGCGCATGGCAAGAAAATGGCatggcacagaaaaacgtgtgttgtgatggtttttttttgctgctatAGTGACATGGAAACTTTTTTACTGTTAATACAATGTACAAAAATGTTCCCGTGAAAAGAGAGGCTGTCAAACAACAACTGATACATGCTGACTCAACATATATTTTCAGAGTTAACCAAACTGATGACAGAAATTGATGCTAAAATCAGCCTAACAACTATAAATGACACGACTCAGTGTTTACTGCATGCTCGTTACACGTGAATTACGCCTCTGGTCTCGAGATCCCGCACAACTCTTTTGGCCCTTTGAGTTTTAAACTCCTCTTAAGTCTTTTTAACCTCAGATGAAGTCTCTAAACAAATTATTTCCACTACATCATTTTTTCCTTCAAATGAGTCTTTTAGAATGTTGTTTACATGCCTTTGTTTCCACTACTCCTCTTCCCCATTATGAACAATGATGAAAAAACAAATTGATGCTGCTGACCCCTGGTGTTTAGCctaccaaagagaaacaaaactgtGCCACTGCCCAGGAGCTTCAGGTCCCAAGGTTCACCAAAGTCAACATAATTAAGGACAAGGCATAGAAAAACAGaattaatttgaatttaaatGCTTTCATATAAAACCATTAAAGGTGGATGTGAGATTACGGACCTTTACATAACTATCAGCCTGAACTTTACAGGTTACACCCGAAAATGTAATAATTTCCCTCCTTAGTTTGCTTCTTCTTGCCCATGTGTTTCTTTGCTGTCatcatacttttgcgagtgaacCTTGTCTTTTAGCAGCGTTGGCAGGCAAAATGTACTCACTTATACCTCCAGATGGCGCTGAAGGATCAGCAAAGAAAGTTTAGGACATCGACCAGTATGAAATGAGCAGAAAAAAATTGGCCACTTGCATTTGGAGACAGATTGACTTCAGATACGGACATCCTGCAATGACATAATTTGATCAGAGAACAGTGATCTTTCACCGCACTATAGTGCCACTTCTGCATATGACAGATCCTGCATTTTGGTGATTATCAAATGTCTGAAACATTACATCGCAGGGTATTCATCAAACTGCTCTTGCTGTCAAGCTGTCTTGGTCTGGAGTTTGAGCTGCTGTCTTAAAatgtcctcttcttcctccagaGCTCAGCTTTGACTTCATCTGCTGCCTATCAAAAGTAAAACACCTAATTTAGATGCTGTGGGAGTTAATCAGTCAGCTTGCTTGAAGAttgaagaaaagaagaattttttttttcccccagtaaTCCCTCTTGTCTGCCAAGAGCTTCCTCCCACACAGCAGCCTACATCTTCTTGTTCTTGCAATGCACAAcccaaaagacaaaaataaaatgtacatGCAGGAGGAATATGTCCACCTCCTCTCCTACGAGGCCCTCATCCTCTTCCTGATCTTCAGCATATCTCCCTGAAAAAACTATTTAACCAAGTAACAGTATAGTTTAACTGATGTTGAATGATTTTTTTAGCAAATGCGTAGAGACACGACTGCTTCTTGAAGCAAATATTCTACAATCTGTGCAGGTAATAAAGAGAAAATGTGAGATGGAATGCAAAATAGGGTGCATGTCGGATCAAAATGTGAATGCCAAAGAAAGAGCATTGCTTCATTCTCCCTTTTAAAACCCAGAAATGAAGAAGAAACCCTGCTTAAGCTTTTATGGGAGGACTGTACTCTCTGATATAAGTCTCCTTTGGCCTGTACATGGGAAATGGCTTGTTCACTGAACAAGCACATGACTCCTGTTTATGGGCTGAGTCTGTTCAGGAAGTGTCTGCTTTGTCTTTTCTCACAAAAGCTGCTGGACATGCAGGATTTATCAGTTCTGTTGTTACAGACAGTAACACTATCGCGGCAGAGCAAAGGGACCTGCAGTTCTTTGCCCTCACTGCTGTGTGCAAACTGTCGGTGACGAAGTTGAGGCAGCATCCATCTGTGCTCCCTGCCAATATAAATCAGACCCGGATAATGTTGCTTCCCTGCTGTATTCTGTCACTGTTCTAGGCTATGATCACATTACTGCAGTGAAGTGGACAGAAGCCAgcatgcttctttttttttattgtactcTTTATCCAAAAAGAGAAGAGTTGATTGGATTAGCATTGAGACACAAATAGATCCTAAACACTGTAGATGCTGCaagaggaaacagtttgtggcaGAGGatggaaacacagcagaaaacaGACACAGCATGGGATGGATTGAACGACAACAAACGGAAAAAGACCTTAAAGGTCAGTTCAAAGAAAGTGTTTCCATCCGTAACCAAGTCAGCTGTTGTTGCCTCGATCCTGCAGCTTTTAATTCTTCTTGCTCTATTTCACTCAGTTCTTCTCAGCTACTTCTGACATAATAATGTGGCTCCTACCCCTGGGACAGTCACAATCATGAATAGCTTGGCTTCAGGCCTAAACCAGGGAGCAGTGAATACCAGACAGAGACTCGCAAACAAGGCTGCAATTGAAATGACACAATAGAAGAGGGGATTACACAACTTTTGGTCATCAAGCCAGTTGATAATATCATTACAGGAGCCATGGAGAACCAGACAGGTCTTGGTACACACTGTATAGGCCTAGCCCTGATCTCAGTCTGCACCGTGAGACAATAAAATCTCTTGTGACGGCTGAACTGGAGCATCTATCCAGGACAAGATGCTTTATTGTGGCAGCTTGTTCCTTCACGCACATGACAAAGATGAGAAAATTGGTAACGTCATGCACTGTACAATATTATTAACAAAGTCGTATTTGAAGACATATTTGACACCCTGATATGATTACCGCATCACTTACCGGGACACGATGACAGCAACAGGGAATAAGTCTGCATCAAGTGAAAAAAGACAAGTCCTTGAAAacatttgggggggggggggggggggctttttccATAATACATAAAACAGGTTCTTTCAGTTTTCACATTAACAGGCAAGCAGATATCAAACTGTGGTGGAGGTATCTTTTTAATTTGCATCATATCAGTTGTTGGTGTGTGAGCCTTTTCAAACAATCTGTGAAGTCTTAAACACACTCACTCCGACTGTCTTATTAAAGTATACCACACTCTGTGCAAAATCCTTGTAACCAAGTTACAGTAAACAACGGCAAGACTTCAGTTGCTGCAGGAACCTCCacgatgcacacacaaacacattttagGTAGGTTTGTCACCACACATAGAAAATGAATTCAAGTCCATGGCTTGCGTGTTGCTGTTGTTTGACTTGTTTAATTTTCTGGATCATATACGGTTAATTGTGAGATAGAGAAATGAATCAACACAGAGGCCAAAAGTAATTTTATCGCTTTAATTCTTCTTACCGTGATGCTTGGTTGACTGTAAAAGCCAACATGCTTTATTTCCCCAACCAGCGTTTCTCCCTGAGCGGTACACTTTTAGAACAAAACATAGTGCGCTGAGTACAACAGATTGGAAATGTCAGGGTTAAGCTTTCAGTAAACTAACCTTTGAAGCACGTAAAACAGATCTGACATTTGTTGAAAATATCTGCCAGATTTAGGTACTATCACTGTTTACCTCTTCTAGCAATATGCCATGTTTTGTTTGAAATGACAGAAGTAAGGTAGTTTGAGGTATTTCCTGAAGGGATCTTGCACCTGGGGTCTGGAGTTCATTGGTCAACCCTGCTTAACAGGGAATCTAAGAAGCTTAGAATACTAATGCCCAAATGGCCCCAGTTGCTTCAAGTCTTTAAAATGCTCCCTGGGAACCAGCCACATGTATGGAAGAAATCTAAATGACCAGAAATCAGGCGTAAGTGATTTAAAAGTATCAGAATTTGAAAAAAGATCCAATAGAAATTCACTTAAAATGTCTGAGAAAGCATTTGACAGTAAAAATATTTAGTAAATATTAAATACTGTAGACCCAACTGACAAAtcctttaaaatgatttaaccCTTTTATTGGATGGGAAAACTAGCAATCCAGTTTGGCTTAAGAAGAAGGCGCATAAAGCCCTTTTGTTGAccgtttattgttctccaacaCAAAGAAACCTTTCGCGTGTCTTTACGCAGAGCTCTCCGCCAATCTAATGGCGCgccactgaaaacaaaagccatGTGCAAAGGACGAGAATATTAAGCTGAAACTGAAACTTGAAACAATAAAAATAGGGAAAAAAATCCACAATGAATTGACATTATTGTTGCAAAGCAACCTTAATGAGCATTCAGCCCTGTGAATGCATGAGACGCAGATTGCAATTCATTGATGAAACAGGCCTACCAATTTTGCCAAAGCAAGTGAATGTTTCCTATCATTCAAATGCAGATTACTGATctatttcatttgtttaaaaCGTGACATTTTATCATCAGCAACATGTATTATAGTCCCGACACAAACGCACATTCCCTTGAAGTCGAATTCCTCCCCATTACGCGTTTACGATGCAACAGGCCATCATCTGATCAGTTTCACTGGTCCATCGTGTCTTCAGTCAAAGTCTAGAAATAAACGACTGAACATTAGGTGTCAGCAGCCTTTAAGGTGCGGAAGTGCGGAAAGTTTGTCGACTTTTCCCAAAGCAGCTGCGTTTTCGACCCCTTTCAGCCACTCTTTACATTTCCTAACAACAGTCTCATCCACATCTCCATCCTCCTCCTCGTACTCCACGTCGTCATATTTGTACTGGTCATTAAGCAGAGATATTTTAACAATGGCGGTGATGTCCTGCTCGGGGCTCTCCACTTTGGTCCCTGGAGCGCAGACCTTGGAGCCTCCATGCGTCTTTTTGGACGGAAAAACTCGTCGGTGCCGAAAGTCGGCGGATGCGCAGCACTTCTGCTGCTTTGCCAACATCTGCTTTTCTAGATTCCGTTTTTGGATGACAAGAATGGCTTCGGGGGTGAGACTGAGGCTAAACTGAATCTCCTTCTTCCCTTCCTCTTTTCCAAGGAGATGCCTGGCTGCGTCCATTGAGCTGGAGCGTCTCATTCCTTGGGATGAGTTCTGTGGTTTGGATACCGACAGCCAGGAGCATTTTTTCTGAGTCTCCTGCCCAGCGCCGGGCTTCTGAACTGGGCTTTTACTCTTCTCCGGCTGTGCCTTTCGCCCTAAGTTCCTTAGATTCGCCGATGCCCAAGAAGTGGACTGCTTCTCCTTATCGGACCCCCCTTTCTCTTTGCCGGTTTGTTCCGTCTGAGGCACTCCGTTAGCTTTCTTTTTCCCGAAGAGTTCTCTGCCAGGCGAGGAGATCCTCTGCTGGAGGCTGAGGGGCGGAAAGGGCATCTTTGTGCCTGGAAGTGGTCAGGACATAAAAACCTGCGAGTGCTCCAAGCGCAGACAAGGAAGACCAGCGCAAAGCGACGGGCGGCGCGCTGTGGGCATCATCCAACGGAGTGGCGGAGTGAGGCTGCAGTGCACCTGTTGTCCACACGGACTGGAGTTCAATTATGCACTCACACCACACATCCCGGCTCTTTTATGGTCGAGCTGACAGGTAGGCGTGGCCAAAGCACGCACCGAACAAAGGCGTGTAAAAAAACTAATGATGTCATTTCATCATTTTCAGCAATTTCCCCAAAGCAAAAAGCCACATCCACCCATGTTCTCCTCATCCCTTCTCAATAAAGAAAAAGCTTGAGGAAAAACGGTGCCATCTTTTGCATGTACACAACATTTTTACAAAGTAATTCATGAATATCCAAATACCAAGAAAATAACTTCAAAACAGCCCATTCAATAGGGTTAGAATAACTAATAGGTTTTACTTACTAGACCAATTACATATTTACACATCCTCGAAACACAGTTTAAGCCCACACTCTTTAGAGGTGGTGGCCCTTATAGACATGAACACAGTGCTTCCAGGGTCACATCCAGTATTTGGTCCTTGGTGTTAACTTAGTGTAGAGCACAAAAAGTAAATTGGCATACTTTGTTTCTAATATGGTATTTTTAGACCTTGATGTTGCCAGCTGATTTTACATCTTCACATAGCTCTTTGTCATTCAACACGATCGTTTAGTAGTTCTGGTGCTGTtgatttttccttctttcttatTTCAGTCTCTTAATAAAACAGAAATCTTTCATTTAGCCCACTGACTCTCTCATTCCAGAGATCCAAACATGGCAACAAAATCCCTCACAGCACAAGTTATTTATTCATCTTTGCGAGAAAATCTGGAGTATTAAGCTGAGGAGACGGCGTAGACTTTTGTAATCTCTGTGGATGTTGTAGTGTGGGATCCTGACATAACCGCGGATTACTTACTGATGAAGGGGAAGCAGACGGGACACTTCAACAGACTGCTTTGGTCAGGGGAAGTACCCTTCAACCTCAAAGTTGGACACAATGGCGGGTGAAGAGAACCCATTACAGAAACAAGCGCACCCTTCTCATTTCAGATAACTATTTTGTCTTTAAAGATTACTTTGAGAGATTTGTTGGGCCTCCTCCAACCAAGTTGGAACAAGTGGAACTGAAAGGAGATTTTGTACATGCTAATCCATGATATTATACAAGCATCTAATAACCATGTAGGTGTTGCACAACACGAAAAGAAGTGCAGTTATTTAGTTACATGAAGCATGTACAAAAACCTTGAGGAATGTTCTAAAGCAAATTCTGTAGTTGACACATATGTCATATACACCTTTTCCTTGAAAAATCAAAAGAAGTTGAGATTTTCAAACCTGCTGGTGCAGGGGATTCCATAGAATATAGCGCAACTAGAGATAATGTGAACATCTGCTCCACAAATAGGGGTAGGCAGAGGCAATGCATCCTCCAGAGCAGGTTGTCATGACTACCACATCCTCAATGGCTACAAACCGCAGCAATATAGGGAAGGACGGAAGCTGGGTTATCAGGTCATGTCAAAATCACAATGCTCAGGAAAGCGTAATTAACTGGGTCATTGCGACGTATGGCaggaaatcacattttaaaaagaagaagcttttcttttcttttttcttaaaagCAATTTAATGAGTGGGGGTGCAAGTGTGTTTAAATGCACACTTAAGACCGTCAGACCAGACACAAAAGCTGCATTTTAATCTCattagctgaaaaaaaaaaaaaaaaaaaaaaaaaaaaaaaaattctcaaaaGAGATGCGGGCAACACGCATCCCAGAGCATCAGTGAAGCATTGAGTCAACAGGCAAAGGAGAAATAATCATAGAAGCATGTCAGGATATCTGAGAGTCTGCTTATACAATTATGCCTCaaacagaattaaaaacaaaaacaaaaaaaagaaaacaaagatacTGTTTAAATAACATTTTCCTGCAAGAAGCCAAAACACCAATTCAAAATAAcccagaagaaaataaaagcttACACTGCTTGAgcgtgtaaatacatgtgtgtttgGTGAAAATATCAAcagatatctttttttttttaaacttatgaAGGCATTAAAGCACTTTCTGTTGAATATGACTTTGGAAACAAAGTCTAAATCAATTCCCTGCACAGAAACTGTATAAAATTCTCTGAAAATATTGGCATATTTTAAGTACGTCGTAAATATCTTAAGCATCAAAGGCACTCATTACTCTCACATCAAAGGAAAAGACTGGTAAGTGTTATAATCTGATTATAGTTAAATACCTTTAGCTAGACCTCAAACGCAAGAATTCACAGTATGACAGAAAGtcaaaaatcaaaggaaaagcataaaaacaatataaatgtatattttaCAAAGTCACTGTTCCAGGAGTCTGAATATTTGGACCCGTTTTCAAAGGAATTTGGAGACTCCTGAGCTCTAACTCAGGCACGTTGTGAAGCACTTCATCACTGCATCTCTGtggaaatgaaacaaacaaacaaaaaaaaacattcagtgtaGTTGCTTTAAAATCTCAATAACAACCAGCAAtataaataatcaaataaaaaaaactgagacagaagaagaggggaATGGAGAAATGATGCCCGAGTGTGACTAATGTGATCCAGGAGCAAATAAATACAACAGGGACAAATTTCTCTAATGCGTATGAAatttaagacaaaacaaaaacgaggacaacaagaaaaaaaagagaagtgcCTTCGTTCTTTGTAACGGTGCTTTGGGTGGGGTTCATCATGAATAAGTGAGCATGTTGTGGCGGGGAAGCACCACATGCTCACAGTGATGGGGGCTCCCTTTCTTCAGGTACTCTGCGTTGAAGGATGATGCAATACGAGCAATCGCCATGACAACCACAGATCGTTGCCTACTCCATTTCCCTCAACACAGTTTGTTCTTGGCGTCAGTGTGTTGCTATGCAGACTTCCCCTGCAGCCACAGTCCAAATTCAATGGAGGAGGTGTGAAACCCGTCAAGGTTAAAGGGAGACTCAGCCTGAGTGGGAGGAGGGGAGGCTGGTGGACAGACCGGAGACGTGCTCCTTTAAAAGACTCTGGTTCCCTCCCCTCAGGACCAAAATTCTCATTTCTTCAAGCCTTTTCTCATTTTATTAATTGTGGTTTGAAGCTATTTTTTTGCTCCCCTTAACACTGCATGAATAAATGATCAGTCTTAGAGGCTTCTCCCCATTTAACCTCAGAGCAACAGTTTTCCAGCACTGTGGGAAGTGCACATGCAGCAGGTTCTAGTAATTCCTTCTGCAGCCGTTAAAGGTTATAAAAGGCAACAAGGTAAAATACATTAAAGGATCAAGTCCACTGTCCATGTGGTGTCATGGCTGGACAGGTAATAAGTTAGTCTGAGCACAGACAGGGATTACTAATACTCTGGTTTTATGTGTCACCCAAATGATATCAAAATAAGGAGCATTTCAATAACAGCACTGCCAACAATAGAGCCGAGTGATCAAatctaaattaaatgaaaaagggATTAAAATAATAAGCTTACAGAGGCACGAAAAAtaagttgataaaaaaaaaaaaaagtatcaaataTAACAGCAAGGGAGGGACTAATCATTTAAACAGTCATCCCAAATACTGGCTGTCAAATGTGCACTTCACCAGAGGAATTTGGTTTTTAGGGGCAGTGACGGAGCTAAAGGGTCTTTGTCTCAGCCTTGTTTTGTTGTTAGAATTCGGGCTGGGGGAGGGGGAACTTGGGGTGGTTACAGGATGTCTCTCAGCTGTCAGAAGGGATTATAGGGTCACCCAAACACACAAGACGCTTAGTGGGGGGGCTGCATGGGGGGCTCTGGACCTCTCAGCAAATGAGATATAACCCTACTTAcagcaaaacaacatcacaCCTCGTGTTTGACTCTTAGGGGCGGCACACCACATGAGAGAATTTGAAAAGTGAACGTTTGAGGACGCGGGAGGACTTTATTCCGTCTAAAATGAAATACTGCGGGGGATGTACTCCACATTTACAAAATCAACAGCTTTAAACTTTAAAGCTGTTGGGCTTTACACTTTGTATAAGCTTCTACATAAACAAAGAGAGGAACATGCAACTGAGATCGTCATCCTGGTCTCTTATATCCAGCCCAGCCCATCTCCATCTAATCAAAAATTTGCATTGAGCTTTAACCGCACAGAGCTTACTATAAGCTCATTACGTGCAATGTAAAAGCTAGATTGTAGAAGAAACATTTTGGCAAATCTCTCTAAAGGAGCATTATTCCTCGATAAATCATTGCATTTTAATATTAAGGACAAAGAAAATACTATCACAGAGCTAATGCCAAGAGGAGAGAGAAACAAGCAGCTGCCATTTGTTTGACACCCGAGAGCCCACACGAGTCACAGTCGGGGGATTACAGCCATATGGTGGAGGCAAACAGTTTTAAgaggtaaataaaaacatgttttcattGACGGGTCACTGAGTGTACTCATGCCAGTTTGTTGTGCGCGGCGCAGCCTCATCAGTAAACATCACCGAGATAAAAAGGTAAGGTGAAAatgtataacaaaaaaaaaaacaacatctcaGTTGACAGCATAAGGTGTCAGAAAGGGAATGAAGTGAAAGCTGTGAgtttagacagaaaaaaaataaaaaaaacaggacgTCCAGCCGAACATAACACACACGGGACATTCATTTCACCACAATATCACACAGTGTTTTCTTACCTGGCAAATGGAATGTAAGAGATGCTATACCTGAAACGAGGAAGAAGTGGGACAATTAGTGGTCATGTCTTCTTCTAGCAAATTTAGCTCAAGAGGAAATATTCATAATAAAGTTGAATAAGTCTCCATTTCTTATCATACGTGAATGTAGAGTCAAAGTTGCATTTCTACTGTTCAGCATGAACGTAATATTTGCATCCCTTGAGCTCAAAttttagcctttttttaaaGATGTGAGAGCACAGGCTCCAACAAAGGACCGAACTGGATAACTGCATAAAAGGAATAACTATTCGATGAGCCACCCACCCAAATGTGCGAAAATGTACTGAAATGCTCCGTCAGGTGGTAAATCTCCTGAGTCATGATTATCAGAGAAGACTAAAATGTGGTTTTGGATTCATTTGATTCACTTTAATCTTTGTACTAATGATTGTGGACAGTTTGGGTGCCTTTTTGTACTGGATATATATGTGCAAAAGCGGTGCAGTCATGAGACTGACGTAGTCCTGCTCAGTGACGCACTAAAAAAGCCGCCCAGTCCCTACTTTTGTGTTTCTATGCAGTCACACTGAAATTATTCGGTTGGTGCCGAGTAAATATATTCAAACTACTGAACATACAAGTGCCAACGCGCTAATACACCACACTCGCAGGGCTTGTTACTCACTCTACGGTGATGCTTAACCTCAATGACC
This window harbors:
- the prr18 gene encoding proline-rich protein 18, whose protein sequence is MPFPPLSLQQRISSPGRELFGKKKANGVPQTEQTGKEKGGSDKEKQSTSWASANLRNLGRKAQPEKSKSPVQKPGAGQETQKKCSWLSVSKPQNSSQGMRRSSSMDAARHLLGKEEGKKEIQFSLSLTPEAILVIQKRNLEKQMLAKQQKCCASADFRHRRVFPSKKTHGGSKVCAPGTKVESPEQDITAIVKISLLNDQYKYDDVEYEEEDGDVDETVVRKCKEWLKGVENAAALGKVDKLSALPHLKGC